taatttcctttcttctcacaTATTCCTTCCTGTACATCAGTAACGACAAAAACTGTGTGTTTGCTCTTTGGGTAAGAggcatttccaaaagaaaatagaaaatatttcttaatatttcatacgacaaaagtgattttttttgtcttagtTTTAGACATTTTGCACCAAAGCTTTCCAATTAGGCAACCAAAATTGGTGGACCCATTGAAAAAcaagtttgaaatatttttacagacTATGTGCAAGCTCATATTTTGAATAACACATTGTTTTAAATGTGCTGCATTCTTAATTTGCTTTAAGTTTTAGCCTCATGTAGAAGTAGTTCTGAATTACATgagtaataataaataaagcaataatgaaattaaagccAACTATAGGAAAAGGGCTTTGGGCACTTCAAGATTTTTACTGTCTTGCAGTAGCATTGCTATTAATTTAACAAATTCATCATGAGGCTGAAGACATATCTGGATGTTTCTTTATGGAAAATCCTTAGGAGTTTAAAAACAGGTGGGGGAGGGCTAGAACTGTAAAACTTGACTGACCTTGACTTGGTCATTTCAGTGGAAAGTCATGCTGAACTGTCAAGACATAAGAGTAGTTCAGTTATTCATGAGGGCTCcttctctcttgttttgttcCCAGTTTGAAGGTCGGAAGTACTGTGAACATGACTTTCAGATGCTGTTTGCTCCTTGCTGTGGGGAATGTGGTAAGATGTGGTGCATGTCAACACCGTGGGGTAACAGCTACAGGGCTGTGCAAACCTCCCACCATTGCAGAGGTCATTTTAGGGAGCAGGAGCGCTGGGGGGAAACAAAGTGAGATACCAGCAGTGGTTTGGGTATCCTGGTTGTGGGAAcagttggttggtttgggtggttgtgggttttttgttttgtgttggtttttttcaaagttaGACTGTAATAGTTCTTGTGAAATTAAAGTGGAATGATTATAAAGGGCAGTAGACTTTCAATAAGATTGTTTTCTGCGTATGTCTCAAGGTGTTGCATTCCTTTTGCAGGTGAGTTTATTATTGGGCGTGTTATCAAGGCAATGAACAACAACTGGCACCCAGAATGTTTCCGCTGTGAGCTCTGCGATGTAGCACTTGCAGACCTGGGTTTTGTGAGGAATGCTGGCAGGTAAGACAGAGCAGGAGCTCTGAAAGCTTTATCAGTTTGTTATTGATACAGTGGTGAGATGTTGAGGGTGGTCATTTAGTTGTACACCGAGAGGTAAAGCTTGAAAAGGTACAGATGAAGCTTGAAGGAATAGTCTCTTAGGAGATGGGAAATGGAGTGAAGAATAGTATTCTTCATCCAATGAAACATGTAGAAAGCAAAAACTCAAATTTGATTAGATAGTGTGTGGgttctggaaaagaaaggaatttcaAGCAAAAGGCCAAATAGCAAGTGAGAAAAAGGGATTATGTGATCCTGGGCAGGCTATTTATCAAGTAAGCTGCTGAACAGGAAATCAAGGTATAGCAAAAGACTGAGAGAGTAACACAAGGATTACAGCAAAGCCTGTTCCCCTGATTTTCTGAAATCATTCAGTTTAtatatggaaatacaaaaatgagTACTAAAGCTTGATTAATGCATTTAATTaagaagtaagaaataaaaacctaaaaggGCACTTGTACAAAAGCATACcattgtaagaaaataaagcaatccAGCAGTTAGCAGACACTGTTGCTCAATTCATAGTTAATTTCGGGCTTTCATACGTCTTGAGCAAAATCTAGTAGTTTCTTAGAGATTATATTGACGCTAACTGAATggtgaagaagggaaagaaaggttATATACATGTACCCTGTCCAGCAGGGAGTCCTcaattcccttttctcttccatcCATCCTGCAACTTCTTTGCATTAGTTTCTGGAGTTGGGCataactgattttcttttgacACCTAAGCTTGTTAGAATGGTCTGTTGTGATAGCACTGAGGGTGTTTTGGGAAGGCAGCCAGGATTGAAGCAGTTCAAACAAGATAAAGAATATTTGATTTCATAGTTTGTGGACCAAATCTAAACCAGTAAGTTGTTCATTCCCAAAAGCATTGGAAAGAGATATGTGAATGTATGTATCTGcacataaaaaatataaattgccTGTCACATGATTTCCTATACTATTTATCTCCATAGCATAGAAGCTGTCttgtaggaaatatttttggaaaCTCTGAGgttctttttcctgcttcaaaTTGTACCTGGTCTTCCCTAGCGTGCCTGTCATTTCCAGGCATATTCCACTGAATACAATTTGTATCAGTGAGGATAGTTAAGATAATCCCTACTTTATCTGTAGTGAAAGAATAGCCTGGCTAGAGAAGTCACCAAAAATAAGTGTAAAACACCTCAAAGATACAAATCTCTTCTGGGCAAAGTAGACTTCGTATGCTTACTATTCACTTTTTCCATTTGGTTTCACATTGTTATGATTCAGTATGTAGTTAAGATGAATGCTGTATTCCTCAGCAGCCCTTTTCAgttctttactttgagggtTACCAGGATATCTGATGTTTTGCCGGGAGCTACTTAAAAGAGGCAGAATGCTAAATGTTGTCCaacctctgcctgcagcttttAGGCAATGCCAGAGGGCAAATAGAAAAGGTAAATGTGAAGTTTAGTGCTCAACTCCAGCTCCGAATGCTGGGAAGAAGTAAAAAATTCTAAGTCTTAATTGCAGTCCAGGTTGGGTGCATTGCAgcattttgatctttttttttctttgcaccATTTAGCATCAATCTTCTTCATACGATATATAAACACTTTGAATTCAGAGACTTAAACATAATGTGCAGGCATCCTGTCCTTTCATCAGGCAGGTCTGTCTCAGGAGTGGATCTCTACTGCTGGCACAgtataaaattttaaagtagGCTGTATGCATTGTGCAGAGGAAGAGTTGTTACTGAATGCTTTGGAAGTTaagtttagtttgttttgtttttaaatatatcagtTTAATAGCCTCTTTGCTCCCTTTCCTGTTCCTAAGTATTCAGCCCTAGGTTTCACATCTCGGAAATCAGTAGAGCTGTACTTGTGTTTGCAGTTTCAGTAAGACAGGAACACATGATCTCTGTTGTCAGAGTGGTTCTTGTTAATTGCGGTCCCATAAAAACAACAGAACTTCCTTTCTCAGGACAAGTTTGACTCTGGGTGTACTATCTCACTGCATATTTGTGCTCTCAGCTGGTTTTGGTGGAATAGAGCATTCTTAACTTGAAGCAGTGACAAGAGTCATGTTCACAGTTCAGATTTAGCACTTAGTgagctttcatttgttttaccCTCATACGTTTGAGGCAACATTACAGTCTTTTTAACACAAAACAGATTGCACAAAGCCTCACGGAATTtctcagcaacaaaaaaatacatgactGGGTCAAAGGCACCATTTAGACTTGTGAGACAGGAAGTGATGCGGTTACTGAGGGCTAGAATACGCTGCGTTTCACAGGAAGTTTTGGTTCCGTTGTAATGGAGAATGTAAATGTAACGATTGACATGATAAGGTACAAAGCAAATCAGAAAGATAAGCAGGACCATGATGATCATTTTGATAGCTTTTTCCTTCAGGTGTTTCTCCACTCTGTTCCCACTCTTCAGGCTTCGGATGATTAATAAGTAGCAAGTCACTGTAGTAACAAACGGGAAGGTGAATGCCACTGCTAAGGACACAAGGGCATGACGTGATGCCTTTTCTCTGTAGAGCTGTAGGCAGACAGTTGTGTTTTTCATCTCGACTGTCTGCACACTGAGCAGCAGAGGTGCCATTGCAACCCCAACTATAACCCATAGAAAGGCACATGCCAAATGGGCATAAAGGGACCTGCGCAGCTTGATGGACTTCACAGGGTGCACAATGGCTAGGAAGCGGTCAACGCTGATACACATCAGGAAGTAGATACTGGCATACATGTTGAGGTAAAAAAGGAAGCCAATGAGTCTGCATGGGATCTCACCAAATGGCCAATGATTACCAGAGAAATGGTACACCAGCCGGGTAGGAAGTACCAGCACAAAGGACAGGTCAGCCACAGCAAGATGCATCAGGAAGATGTTGGCAGGTGTGCCTGACTTCTGGTCCCGGATGAAGAGCCAAAGAGCGAGGGCATTGCCAGCAAAAGCCAGGATGAAGTCCAGGAAGTAGAAAGTGGCAAAAAGGATGTTCTCAAGGTGTGTCTCTTTGCCACATTGCTCTGAGGTTTCCAAAGAGAAATTGGATGGATTTGAGCAATTGAAGAGTAAGTTTGAGGGATCTGCTGGGCCATTCATTTTCACAacagttttgaaggaaaaaaacaaaccctgaaagAGTTGAGACAGTATATTACAAAAGAGCCtgattttgtgaagaaaaacaaaaacaagcccTCAAAACACACCCCAAAAAGCCACACATGGAAATAAGTGATGTCTATTGTTTGCTAATATAGGTATTTCATATGACAGGTCAGTCTGAGTTTAAAACCTTATATTAAAATTCTGAATACCTCCTGCTTAGATGGGTTTTCCAGACCCTCAATTCCTGTTGAAGGAACTACTACAGATCACCACTGTCTGATCATGAGCTTGTCTCCAACTTGTGCTGAGATGAGCTCAATAACAAAGTAGAGCAATGCTTATATGTCTGGTTAATGGAAGACTGGAAGTGGGTTCTGTATATCTAGCTAGAAAGTATTTGCTATGTCTAATTTGAAAGCCTAATTCAGGACTGAAGAGCTCCTAATGAGTCAGCTTTTCTGAGGCTAGGTATCTGCTGTAAGGTGGCCTAGCTTAGAATATCTGTCTTGCTCCTAgaagagctggaagacaggTCAGATAttgctgttattaaaaaaaaagcctgcagGGTTCCTGAAAAATCTTTGGTAATTATTTGGTCTGAAGACCTGTGTTTAAGGCAATGCATCTAGTTCTAATATAGGAAAAAACTTTTCAGATGAGTAGTAGCATCTCATTTGAACAGCAAAAAGCACTGAATTGACTCAGGAAAGATTATTAGTAACGCTCATGCTGTCAGTTACTTGTCAAAGTATCAttcttccctgcagctgcttcttctCCCAGCATaactcctctcttcctccctcaaAAGCCTGAACTCCACTGTAGCTTATTCAGGGCCTTTTCCAAGTAGCAGCTCAGTAAAACTGTGCTCATCTTGGATAGTCTCTCTGTTGTCTGCAGGGTCCTGAATAGCATTAACAAAAAGTGATAAGATTTTCTGGGCATCTACCCATGGCTTTTTATACACTTCTCATCTGTATGTGTAGGTGGTGGGGAAATGCAGGCAGTCTGAGTTTCCAGCATTGTCTCTGTTTCTTGGGTTCCTCAGAGGTGTTAAAATATGTAACACCTCTGTGAGGGTGCTCAGTATGGTGAGCACACTTCAGTTGTGCTCACCATTGCATTTTGTACTGGTTGACCCTTTCTCCATAATATTCAATACATCtttaaatacattcattttcctcTACTGAGATAAAATTTTAAGATTATTCCTGACATTGTTAGGTAAAATTATCAGTCTTGGACAGAAGCTGTGCTATATGCTGAAATCTTACATCATTAGACAGTTGATCCAAGGCATTACACAATGCATCCAGCTTCCCAACAGAACTGATTATTCAGATGTCTAGAAATATTGGTGGCTAATTGAGAAACCAAAATGGGATTAAGAACAAACCCATATACTGGATAATGTAAACAAAATTCCAAGGTAATTGCCATCTTTTGTTTGGCTGCTGTCGCTTTCAGGTGGACAGAAAACTACAATAGCTAGAGATTAATCTGCTGCACCACTTCTGTTTAGTTCACGGTTGAAGAGACAAAAGTCAAGAGAAGGGAGACTGAATGaaattcagaaactgaaatgtcTTCATATGGCCACAGAGGGTCCTTCTGACACCACACGTTGCCTGGGTACTCTGCATGTTTATGGCACATAAAGACTCTAGGTTTGAGTGTATGGGTACTCACTGCCTCCTGCCAGCTGCATGCTTCTTTGTAATCCTAGAGATGGCAACAAATTATTACCTTACAATTACTAGAAGTGCATGTGCAAGGAAACCTTGCACAGCCCTTCATTCCAAGGAACGTTTTATCTGTAAAATATACATGTGAAATCTTGCTTTCACGTCCAAAAGGAAAATGCCCTGCTGCAGTTTTCCATGTGAATTTCCTTGGTTTGCAGAGGagcctgcatttttttttctagtgtttATTTGTCCCTTATAAAGTAAAACATGCAAGTGTTTTTGAACACAAGACTTTGAAGTTTGTATGTGATAGTAATACACAAATAAGTATATGATAGTATGTGTATCGCATACTCAAATACTTGTTCTCCCTGGATGGAATtgctttaaatatgtatttttgtcttGCATACGGAAGGAGAAATACAAAGAGACCATGCCTTTTTACTGGCTGTTAATTTGCAGTGGTACCTCTCACCTGATGTTCTGGCTGTGTAGCCTTCCTTTTGTGTCAGGCACTTCgtttaaatatgcttttcatctgtgaaaAATGCAATCAGGTGACACATATACACTTGTCAGTGCTCGGTGGTCTGATGGCTAAGCAATACTCTATACATGATTGTGACACCACTGAGAAAGCAGTAAATGCTGGCTTGGACCAgctgaaaaggcagaagcaagGGTCACCTAATGGAACAAATAGGGATGTGTCTTGTCTTAAGGATAATGATTTAAATCCATTCAGAAAGTGAAGCAGTAAGCAGACTTCTTCCCTGTTTACAAGCTAAATACTAGGGGTTAGCAGCATGATACATTGAACTGATTCTGATTTCATAAGGAGGATCTTTGGGATTCAGATTCAGCTGAGTGTCAGTGCCAGACTTGGAATAGCCAAGACTTAAAAGCTGAGAGTTCTGTCCCCATGGATGACAACGTTGAGTCTGTGATTGATATCTATCTGGACATGGTTCCACTGCAAAATACTGTGGGGTGGAGTAGAATGGATAACGTTGGAGCTATGTAAGAGCCCAGTATGTCAGTGTCAGGAAGGGAAAGGCTTTATCATTCTAAAATTGAAATAGATTCAGTCTTTTCAATATATAATCTTTCCTCTCATAGGAGAGCTGCTGTTACCTGTTTGACTTTTTAAGACCAAGGTGAAGGGAGGTATTTTTAATTGCCTGGTCAGAAATCATAGAAAAGGGAAGTGGCCTTCTCTTTAATTTTGCTTAGGTTTTAAATGAGAAGGGAATTTTAATCaagggggtttggttttgttttttatttacaattCTGTTTGTTAACATGAAAATTGTGGTGTAGCACTCGAGTAGGTTGGGATAAAAGCTGACATGTCACagggtttatttttagaattgGTATGTTTTCAACAAAATGCTACAACTTTACAAAAAGTGGTAGTTCTTCAGCTGTGTTCTGTAGGCAGTGTGGAAAGACCTTTGCTGTTATTTACAGTTCCATTTCTGGTTTGCCTGGTTTTATCCtatcaatttaaaatacatgtgtttaatgtttaggttttttctttttctggtttgttaTGCTTATAAAAAAGCACTCAAAGTCTTAGAAAGCTTGTTGTACTGAATAAATGCTAAGAGCAAACTAGAAACCTTCCCAAATGACCTAGA
This genomic window from Strigops habroptila isolate Jane chromosome 8, bStrHab1.2.pri, whole genome shotgun sequence contains:
- the GPR17 gene encoding uracil nucleotide/cysteinyl leukotriene receptor, translated to MNGPADPSNLLFNCSNPSNFSLETSEQCGKETHLENILFATFYFLDFILAFAGNALALWLFIRDQKSGTPANIFLMHLAVADLSFVLVLPTRLVYHFSGNHWPFGEIPCRLIGFLFYLNMYASIYFLMCISVDRFLAIVHPVKSIKLRRSLYAHLACAFLWVIVGVAMAPLLLSVQTVEMKNTTVCLQLYREKASRHALVSLAVAFTFPFVTTVTCYLLIIRSLKSGNRVEKHLKEKAIKMIIMVLLIFLICFVPYHVNRYIYILHYNGTKTSCETQRILALSNRITSCLTSLNGAFDPVMYFFVAEKFREALCNLFCVKKTVMLPQTYEGKTNESSLSAKSEL